A genomic window from Candidatus Kouleothrix ribensis includes:
- a CDS encoding ABC transporter substrate-binding protein has protein sequence MRIHKFLSALIVMIVFGVLLAACGGAAPAAPTAAPAEPTAAPAEPTAAPAEPTKAPEPTAAPAASGTPDKVTLQLKWVAQAQFAGYYAALDQGFYKAENLDVTIKPGGPDIAPEQVVASGGAEFGLNWLASLLSVREQGTPLVNIAQVFRSAGMRELSWKDSNINTPADWKGKKVAVWFFGNEFNLLATLAKYNLDKDKDITLVQQPFDMNLLLNKEVDAAAAMTYNELYQVLSAGHKIEELNIIDYNKEGTAMPEDGIFVSQEWLNKDAKNKDIAARFLRASFKGWEYCRDNVDACVDIVLKNDASGVMTKKAQKWQMDEVNKLVWGDPIDKSAKIGFMEPDLFKRGAETALKFGVIKKPAEEAAYTHEIWDMATKP, from the coding sequence ATGCGAATCCACAAGTTCCTCAGCGCCCTGATCGTGATGATCGTTTTTGGCGTACTGCTGGCCGCCTGTGGCGGTGCCGCGCCGGCCGCGCCGACGGCTGCCCCGGCTGAGCCGACGGCTGCCCCGGCTGAGCCGACGGCTGCCCCGGCTGAGCCGACCAAGGCACCTGAGCCAACCGCCGCGCCGGCCGCCAGCGGCACGCCCGACAAAGTCACGCTCCAGCTCAAATGGGTGGCCCAGGCCCAGTTCGCCGGCTACTACGCTGCGCTCGATCAGGGCTTCTACAAAGCCGAAAACCTCGATGTGACGATCAAACCCGGCGGCCCGGATATCGCGCCCGAGCAGGTGGTAGCCAGCGGCGGCGCCGAGTTCGGCCTCAACTGGCTGGCCAGCCTGCTGTCGGTGCGCGAGCAGGGCACGCCGCTGGTGAACATCGCCCAGGTGTTCCGCAGCGCCGGCATGCGCGAGCTCTCGTGGAAAGACAGCAACATCAACACCCCGGCCGACTGGAAGGGCAAGAAAGTGGCGGTATGGTTCTTCGGCAACGAGTTCAACCTGCTGGCCACGCTGGCGAAGTACAACCTCGACAAAGACAAAGACATCACGCTGGTGCAGCAGCCCTTCGATATGAACCTGCTGCTAAACAAAGAGGTTGATGCCGCCGCCGCGATGACCTACAACGAGCTGTACCAGGTGCTCAGCGCCGGCCACAAGATCGAAGAGCTGAACATCATCGACTACAACAAGGAAGGCACCGCGATGCCCGAGGACGGCATCTTCGTCAGCCAGGAGTGGCTGAACAAAGACGCCAAGAACAAAGACATCGCCGCGCGCTTCCTACGCGCCTCGTTCAAGGGCTGGGAATACTGCCGCGACAATGTCGACGCCTGTGTCGATATTGTGCTGAAGAACGACGCCTCGGGCGTGATGACCAAAAAAGCCCAGAAATGGCAGATGGACGAGGTCAACAAGCTGGTGTGGGGCGACCCGATCGATAAGAGCGCGAAGATCGGCTTCATGGAGCCCGACCTGTTCAAGCGCGGCGCCGAGACGGCGCTCAAGTTCGGCGTGATCAAAAAGCCAGCCGAAGAGGCCGCTTACACCCACGAGATCTGGGACATGGCCACCAAGCCGTAG